Proteins from one Telopea speciosissima isolate NSW1024214 ecotype Mountain lineage chromosome 1, Tspe_v1, whole genome shotgun sequence genomic window:
- the LOC122649300 gene encoding uncharacterized protein LOC122649300: protein MAGESSKALSLLHYPHSPQQSEPPDDEEDFFNLDAEVDDLLDAQTDLVLIGKVLDGKAYHQQAVTEAHVAAWHPIWEIQIPNLDDNGQLSHSFSHASSLEMIPHHPIPDTHIIEPTFQESSSQIIVIDAKVSSKLHPPFFLTCIYGDPIKANRQQVWDTISAFGAHRHDNWTCIGDFNSYLSWHEKKGGRLSSAKDMDQFRSFLNSCRLMDIGSHGPSFTWDNKRKRIGNIKVELDRALTNGNWRTTFAEAIAYVCTLTGSDHLPLIADTEGGFSSEKRPFLFENKWFTHPECFTIAQKAWSIPRCRSHCSTLLLKSHNCKEVFSNWNKDCFGNVQQKIRNYLTKMETLKDKGGPNVLSRLGELEKLLDMELQREELLWQQKSRVQWLKEGDRNTKYFHISTIQRRSRSRVLKLRLGSGEWARSEKEIFAEFLSRYQDIFFAQGLEEEALEVVLHSIFPTVTPHMNDILCKIPDAEEIKSTLKDMAPLKYLGLDGLPAAFFKCTGTWNGVLSSEMNETYICLVPKVDQPEKVDQFRPISLCNVSVKIISKIFANRLKGCLDDIISPYQFAFVPRRSISDNILMAHEAYHYIKKRTKGKRKLMAIKLDMAKAYDRLEWKFIEKVFLRLGFSEKWVHMIMACITLVNYKLLINGSIRGGVIPSRGIRQGDPLSPAIFVLCSHALSSLLMVATSHGPIQGIKVRNRITPLTHLLFVDDSLVFYGVSLQEVQNIKACLDIYCDASGQQINCGKSSLTFSPNTHPRFKRWFSRILKMTYGDGPRKYLGLPIEIGVSKHEIFKEIKEKTINRMQGWKQKFLSKAGKEVLIKSVAMSMNSYAASHFKLPQIYFPNTDFLSANLGSNPSWGWRSIIEGRKIILDGLTWFVGDGKSIKILEDKWLTSKSDYKIQHGLRNSWALVWVFELIDEDARSWKSELISTAFHPEDAKAILQIKLSIFSKPDQRVWSGSPNGVYTVKAGYHFLCNKRNQREREATASSSSSLDLSIPDATWKKIWNCHTLTKVRSFLWRACSTSIATGEGLLKQNIKIDPTCPRCGALETVDHLLLDCPFARSEWFGSMLSFIPPPSPKLHLFIQQWNGLRSYDKKTRKEALGLAAFICWALRKARNESLFNGVRQGPLEVIKIVEVWFNEFNEALNSTKASSTVETNKLLSWLPPKQNWFKLNTDASSKGDLKGLGYVIHNDQGIPITAVSAPSVFTSVLMGEALSLRLGLLLAIAEGIFNLEVESDCLQLISILNDLLAMVGLFFCVRSIGLSVMAEASLDLDALCEEDYDHSSSID from the exons ATGGCTGGCGAATCATCCAAAGCTCTCTCCCTGCTCCATTACCCACACTCTCCTCAACAGTCGGAACCACCAGATGATGAAgaggatttttttaatttagatgCCGAGGTTGATGACCTGCTTGATGCTCAAACGGATTTAGTTCTTATTGGCAAGGTTTTGGATGGTAAGGCTTATCACCAACAAGCTGTTACTGAGGCCCATGTGGCGGCTTGGCACCCCATATGGGAGATTCAG ATTCCTAATTTGGATGACAATGGCCAGCTTTCCCATTCCTTTTCCCACGCCTCGTCTCTGGAGATGATACCCCACCACCCAATCCCAGATACCCACATCATTGAGCCAACATTCCAGGAATCATCATCCCAGATCAT AGTGATTGATGCTAAGGTGTCATCAAAACTCCATCCTCCATTTTTCCTAACCTGCATTTACGGAGACCCTATCAAGGCCAATAGACAACAAGTTTGGGATACAATATCAGCTTTTGGAGCCCATCGCCATGACAATTGGACGTGTATAGGAGACTTCAATTCCTACTTGTCGTGGCATGAGAAGAAAGGTGGAAGGTTGAGTAGTGCTAAGGATATGGATCAATTCAGAAGCTTCCTTAATTCTTGCAGGCTTATGGACATTGGTTCCCATGGTCCCTCCTTCACATGGGacaacaagagaaaaagaattggAAACATTAAGGTTGAGCTTGATCGTGCTCTGACAAATGGCAACTGGAGAACTACGTTTGCAGAGGCGATCGCTTATGTTTGTACTCTGACTGGCTCGGATCACCTTCCTCTCATAGCAGACACTGAAGGTGGGTTTTCTTCTGAGAAACGCCCATTTCTCTTCGAAAATAAGTGGTTCACCCACCCTGAGTGTTTTACCATAGCTCAGAAGGCCTGGTCCATTCCTAGATGCAGATCTCACTGTAGTACCCTGCTCCTGAAATCGCATAATTGCAAGGAAGTTTTTTCAAATTGGAACAAGGACTGCTTTGGAAATGTCCAACAGAAGATTAGGAATTACCTTACAAAGATGGAAACTCTTAAAGACAAAGGTGGGCCTAATGTCTTGTCTAGGTTGGGTGAATTGGAAAAACTTCTAGATATGGAGCTTCAAAGGGAGGAACTCCTGTGGCAACAAAAGTCCCGTGTCCAATGGCTGAAAGAAGGAGATAGGAACACCAAATATTTTCACATATCCACCATTCAACGTCGCAGTAGGAGTAGGGTTCTAAAGCTTCGGTTGGGTTCTGGTGAATGGGCAAGAtctgaaaaagaaatttttgctGAGTTTCTATCTCGCTATCAGGACATCTTCTTTGCTCAAGGTCTTGAAGAGGAAGCGCTTGAGGTGGTTCTCCATTCGATCTTCCCAACTGTTACACCACACATGAATGATATACTCTGTAAAATCCCTGATGCCGAAGAAATCAAATCTACTCTCAAGGATATGGCCCCCTTAAAATATCTGGGGCTTGATGGTCTCCCTGCTGCTTTTTTCAAATGTACTGGAACCTG GAATGGAGTCCTTTCCTCTGAAATGAATGAAACTTACATCTGCCTTGTTCCCAAAGTAGATCAACCAGAGAAGGTAGACCAGTTCAGGCCCATTTCCCTATGTAATGTATCTGTTAAAATCATATCTAAGATTTTTGCAAACAGATTGAAAGGGTGCCTTGATGATATTATATCTCCATATCAGTTCGCCTTTGTTCCAAGAAGATCTATTTCAGACAACATCCTGATGGCACATGAAGCTTATCACTACATCAAGAAGAGGACCAAAGGAAAGAGGAAGCTGATGGCAATCAAGCTTGACATGGCAAAAGCCTATGATCGGCTTGAGTGGAAGTTCATAGAGAAGGTGTTTCTCCGGCTGGGCTTCAGTGAGAAATGGGTTCATATGATTATGGCTTGCATCACCTTGGTCAATTACAAACTTCTCATCAATGGCTCTATAAGAGGGGGTGTCATTCCTTCCAGAGGCATTAGACAAGGAGATCCCTTGTCACCGGCTATCTTTGTGCTCTGTTCCCATGCTCTTAGTTCTCTTTTGATGGTTGCCACTTCTCATGGGCCCATTCAAGGGATTAAGGTGCGTAACAGGATTACTCCTCTTACCCACCTCCTTTTCGTTGATGACTCCCTTGTCTTTTATGGAGTATCCCTACAGGAGGTTCAAAATATTAAAGCATGCTTGGACATTTACTGTGATGCTAGTGGCCAACAAATAAATTGTGGCAAGTCTTCCCTCACCTTCAGTCCCAATACCCACCCTCGATTTAAGAGGTGGTTCTCCCGAATCCTTAAAATGACTTATGGGGATGGACCTCGAAAATACCTAGGCCTTCCTATAGAAATTGGAGTGTCTAAGCATGAGATCTTCAAGGAGATTAAGGAGAAAACGATCAACAgaatgcaaggctggaaacagaaGTTTCTCTCAAAGGCTGGTAAGGAGGTCCTAATAAAGTCAGTAGCTATGTCTATGAACTCTTATGCAGCATCTCACTTCAAGCTGCCG CAAATTTACTTCCCCAATACTGACTTCTTGTCTGCTAATCTGGGCTCAAATCCATCATGGGGATGGCGTAGTATCATAGAAGGAAGGAAAATCATTCTTGACGGCTTAACCTGGTTTGTCGGAGATGGTAAAAGTATTAAGATTCTGGAAGATAAGTGGCTCACCTCTAAATCAGACTACAAGATCCAGCATGGATTGAGAAATTCTTGGGCCTTAGTTTGGGTTTTCGAACTTATAGATGAGGATGCTAGGAGTTGGAAGAGTGAGCTCATCTCGACAGCTTTTCACCCTGAAGATGCCAAGGCCATCCTTCAAATTAAGCTCAGCATTTTCTCTAAGCCTGATCAGAGAGTCTGGAGTGGTTCACCTAATGGAGTCTACACAGTCAAAGCCGGCTATCACTTTTTGTGTAATAAACGTaatcaaagagaaagagaagccaCAGCCTCTTCATCTTCCAGCCTTGATCTTTCCATCCCTGATGCAACATGGAAGAAGATTTGGAATTGCCATACCCTAACAAAAGTTAGAAGTTTCCTCTGGAGAGCATGTTCAACGAGCATAGCCACTGGAGAAGGGCTCCtaaaacaaaatattaaaattgacCCTACGTGTCCTCGATGTGGAGCGTTGGAGACTGTGGAtcacctcctccttgattgcccATTTGCGAGGTCAGAGTGGTTTGGATCGATGCTCTCTTTCATACCCCCTCCTAGTCCCAAACTTCACCTCTTTATCCAACAATGGAATGGCCTCCGTAGCTATGACAAGAAGACCAGGAAGGAAGCCTTAGGGTTAGCGGCTTTTATCTGCTGGGCTTTGAGGAAAGCTAGAAACGAGAGCTTATTTAATGGGGTGAGGCAAGGTCCTTTAGAGGTCATTAAAATTGTAGAGGTTTGGTTTAATGAATTCAATGAAGCTTTAAATAGTACGAAGGCGAGTTCCACAGTTGAAACAAACAAGTTACTCTCGTGGCTTCCCCCTAAGCAGAATTGGTTCAAGTTAAATACGGATGCCTCTTCCAAAGGGGATCTCAAAGGCCTAGGCTACGTCATTCATAATGATCAAGGTATCCCTATCACTGCAGTCTCTGCCCCGAGTGTCTTCACCTCTGTTCTCATGGGGGAGGCCTTAAGCCTGCGTTTGGGTTTGTTGCTGGCTATTGCTGAAGGCATCTTtaatttggaagttgagtcAGACTGTTTGCAGCTTATCTCTATCCTTAATG ATCTACTGGCTATGGTTGGTTTGTTCTTCTGTGTGCGGTCTATTGGTTTGTCT GTTATGGCAGAAGCATCTTTGGATTTGGATGCTCTATGCGAAGAGGATTATGATCACTCTTCTTCGATAGACTGA